In the Leptospira limi genome, one interval contains:
- the bcp gene encoding thioredoxin-dependent thiol peroxidase, with protein sequence MLEVGKKAPNFTSVNQNGEKVKLADLTGKNGVVVYFYPRDMTPGCTTEACDFRDNFARLKKFGYNVVGISKDNPKSHTKFIEKQELNFDLISDESGEICEAYGVWREKVFMGRKGMGIVRSTFLLDGSLKIKKIYDSVKVKGHVEEIIKDIQEIQGK encoded by the coding sequence ATGTTGGAAGTAGGGAAAAAAGCCCCCAATTTTACAAGTGTCAACCAAAACGGCGAAAAAGTGAAACTCGCCGATCTAACAGGAAAAAATGGAGTCGTTGTTTATTTTTATCCAAGAGACATGACCCCTGGATGTACAACAGAAGCCTGTGACTTCCGAGACAACTTTGCCCGTCTCAAAAAATTTGGTTATAACGTCGTAGGAATTTCCAAAGACAATCCCAAATCCCATACCAAATTCATCGAAAAACAAGAACTCAATTTTGATCTTATCTCCGATGAATCTGGAGAAATCTGCGAAGCCTATGGTGTGTGGCGCGAAAAAGTATTTATGGGACGTAAAGGAATGGGAATCGTTCGATCGACCTTCCTTCTCGACGGTTCTCTCAAAATTAAAAAAATCTATGACAGCGTGAAGGTAAAAGGACACGTTGAAGAAATCATTAAAGACATTCAGGAAATCCAAGGGAAATGA